In a genomic window of Aggregatimonas sangjinii:
- a CDS encoding TonB-dependent receptor, which produces MNYLRQLSVFILLLIAWPAAMSGAIEVVHNSGIHSGYFQAAPQELKGKVTDATTGETIPYCNIKVASSTMGTATNELGEFILEVDSFPATLTFSHVNYETYRVKVSNNSDLNISLIPLTTVLDEVVVSASERDVLALNLAKKAFLKAENDAENDLYGRAFYRQKSKNGENYSEFSEIFYDIRYGSAGIKNWSIVEGRYALNENAVINRNYTSFSRLLTPLQPKTDKLVFPLHPDFERHYTVNVREIIQSDDAKIAIVHFSALPSTTIPAFSGDVYIDMNSYDIRKVTGVLKNDAFDMAKLTTKNASWKNYEIAYDINYKIDSTKQSVLDYIKVDQSFDYYKNDSLQYRTSTSSNLLFYEHYRSNTRKKLGGRLRNNRSDWKKLDAIGYNEQFWLDNPIVKRTPVEEEVINAFEKKEAFNSVFLNSSDNLALMDLNIAQDPFIIALTQDINDFRNYNPVEKVFLHTDKELLAEGEDLWFSAYVVLGSNHEYSGASSVFHVDLIGPDSKIVIAQTHPLRDGRGSGNLQLPKNLPSGRYQLRSYTQWMRNFNPDFFFKKEIEIINENDSQPSQTVAEGPIDLQFFPEGGHLVADLQAKVAFKAVGSDGLNVKIKGNIIDSSGKQVALLSTLDRGGGFFSLRPEKGETYTAVLEDGTRYELPAALENGYGLLADNLNPNTVRLTIQASEALRNNSFYLVAHSRQRQYYQGKFEFGNEKALRLEIPKTRIPGGVLTITLFDSDGKPWCERAIFITSQQELDIETNTEKLLLETREKVTFQVTITDTNGQPVATEFSVAITDKGQAARDTGSGTILTQLLLESNIKGHVENPGLLFSDQERGTLRALDLVMLTHGWRKYNWLALSKTSNDEKKYPFAKGLPISGTAKKPSGAPLKNTVLRVIAKADDRLGVLSTQTEVDGTFELTDFNLEGETTLVFNAFDSADKPIDLNVTLNEFTNELPSAEFSSSTVRTDTEEIRDYQTYATTRKKSDSIFNFENVTKLENVTVVDKKKEKRADSPSLYGVVPDLTVYADDQRPLVDIFQLLRGVPGLRVSGTGFDSEISIRNGGSPLWIVDGVPFFADAFNPNQSFNGESNGGTGTAPPPGFTEGRGGVENVAGTGSATRTPSAPVPDLIKTLDVLSIDRIEVHKAGTASMISGLRGQNGVIIVYTKSGAQPAIDKVEAPTLKVQGHSMTKEFYSPKYDVPLDVHKTPDYRATLYWNPKMSTDANGKATIEFYNSDLAKEIQVSIEALSPDGIAGAVLKSFGGQ; this is translated from the coding sequence ATGAATTATTTACGTCAATTATCGGTCTTCATCTTACTCCTTATAGCTTGGCCTGCTGCAATGAGCGGGGCAATTGAAGTTGTGCACAATAGTGGAATTCACAGTGGCTATTTTCAAGCTGCCCCGCAGGAACTTAAAGGTAAAGTTACCGACGCGACGACTGGAGAGACGATTCCCTATTGTAATATTAAGGTAGCCTCATCCACTATGGGTACGGCCACCAATGAACTTGGCGAATTTATTCTTGAAGTGGACAGTTTCCCCGCAACCTTGACATTTTCACATGTCAATTATGAAACCTATCGAGTGAAAGTTTCCAATAATTCCGATTTAAATATATCCTTAATACCCTTAACCACCGTTTTGGATGAAGTTGTTGTATCGGCTTCCGAACGAGATGTACTGGCCTTGAACTTGGCAAAAAAAGCCTTTCTAAAAGCGGAGAACGATGCTGAGAACGATTTGTACGGTCGGGCATTCTACCGGCAAAAGTCAAAAAATGGGGAAAACTATTCGGAGTTTTCCGAAATCTTCTACGATATACGCTACGGTTCCGCAGGAATCAAGAATTGGAGTATCGTAGAAGGCCGTTATGCCCTTAACGAAAATGCGGTAATCAACCGAAACTACACCTCCTTTTCACGTTTGTTGACCCCGTTGCAACCAAAAACGGACAAGCTCGTATTTCCCTTGCATCCGGACTTTGAGAGGCATTATACGGTCAACGTAAGGGAAATTATCCAATCGGACGATGCCAAGATTGCCATTGTTCATTTTAGCGCCTTGCCTTCCACCACCATTCCCGCATTCAGCGGAGACGTATACATCGATATGAATAGCTATGACATACGAAAGGTTACCGGCGTGCTAAAAAACGATGCCTTTGATATGGCAAAGCTCACTACGAAAAACGCTTCTTGGAAGAATTACGAAATCGCCTACGATATCAACTATAAAATAGACAGTACGAAGCAATCGGTACTAGATTATATCAAAGTTGATCAGTCATTCGATTATTATAAAAACGACAGTCTGCAATACCGTACCTCAACGTCTTCAAATCTCCTGTTTTACGAACATTACCGTTCCAATACCAGAAAAAAATTGGGAGGCCGTCTGCGAAACAATCGCAGTGATTGGAAAAAATTGGATGCTATTGGGTATAACGAACAATTCTGGCTTGACAATCCCATCGTAAAACGAACTCCCGTAGAGGAAGAGGTCATCAACGCCTTTGAAAAAAAGGAAGCATTCAACAGCGTTTTTCTCAATAGTTCTGACAATCTCGCCTTGATGGATTTGAACATTGCGCAAGACCCCTTTATCATCGCCTTGACACAGGATATCAATGATTTTCGCAATTATAATCCCGTCGAAAAGGTATTCCTGCACACCGACAAAGAACTACTTGCCGAGGGGGAAGACCTTTGGTTTAGTGCCTATGTCGTTCTGGGCTCGAATCATGAGTACTCCGGCGCAAGCAGTGTTTTCCATGTTGATTTGATTGGTCCGGATTCCAAAATCGTTATAGCGCAAACCCACCCATTGCGCGATGGTCGCGGTTCTGGAAACCTACAGTTGCCTAAAAACCTCCCCTCAGGCAGGTACCAATTGCGGTCTTATACGCAATGGATGCGCAATTTCAATCCTGACTTCTTTTTTAAAAAAGAGATTGAAATTATCAATGAAAATGATAGTCAACCTTCTCAAACAGTTGCCGAAGGACCTATCGACCTTCAATTTTTTCCCGAAGGAGGTCATCTGGTAGCGGATCTCCAGGCTAAAGTAGCTTTCAAAGCTGTTGGGAGCGATGGCCTTAACGTAAAAATCAAAGGAAATATTATCGACAGTTCGGGAAAACAGGTAGCGCTGCTATCGACTTTGGATAGAGGGGGAGGTTTCTTTTCATTACGACCGGAGAAAGGGGAAACATACACGGCCGTTTTAGAAGACGGAACGCGATATGAATTGCCAGCAGCCCTAGAAAACGGTTACGGTCTATTGGCCGATAACTTAAATCCGAACACGGTACGGTTAACAATACAGGCAAGCGAGGCGTTGCGAAATAATAGCTTCTACCTCGTCGCGCATTCGAGGCAGCGCCAATACTATCAAGGCAAGTTTGAATTTGGTAACGAAAAAGCCCTTCGTTTGGAAATCCCTAAAACTAGGATTCCTGGTGGAGTTCTTACCATTACTCTTTTTGACAGCGATGGTAAACCTTGGTGCGAACGGGCTATTTTCATTACCAGCCAACAGGAATTGGATATCGAAACCAATACGGAAAAGTTACTTTTGGAAACAAGGGAGAAAGTAACATTTCAAGTCACGATTACCGATACCAACGGGCAGCCCGTCGCCACGGAATTTTCGGTCGCCATTACCGACAAAGGCCAAGCCGCGCGTGATACAGGTTCAGGCACCATATTGACCCAATTGCTACTCGAAAGTAATATAAAGGGGCATGTAGAAAATCCAGGTCTTCTTTTTTCAGATCAGGAAAGAGGCACATTACGTGCGCTAGACCTTGTCATGCTTACCCACGGTTGGCGAAAATACAATTGGCTGGCGCTCTCGAAGACCTCGAACGACGAAAAGAAATATCCCTTTGCCAAGGGGCTTCCGATAAGCGGAACCGCCAAAAAGCCTAGTGGAGCGCCACTCAAAAACACCGTCTTGAGGGTAATCGCCAAAGCGGATGATCGTCTGGGCGTGCTATCTACGCAGACCGAGGTGGACGGTACATTTGAACTAACCGATTTCAATTTAGAAGGCGAAACGACCTTGGTTTTCAATGCTTTTGATAGCGCTGATAAACCGATTGACCTGAATGTCACGCTGAACGAATTCACCAACGAATTGCCCTCGGCCGAATTTAGTAGCAGCACCGTACGTACAGATACCGAAGAAATAAGGGACTACCAGACCTACGCGACTACCCGTAAGAAATCGGATTCCATTTTTAACTTTGAAAATGTGACGAAACTTGAAAATGTCACGGTGGTAGACAAGAAAAAGGAAAAGCGCGCTGATAGTCCCTCTCTCTATGGAGTCGTTCCGGATCTTACAGTGTACGCTGATGATCAAAGGCCCCTAGTCGATATTTTTCAGTTGCTCAGGGGAGTTCCAGGGTTAAGGGTCTCCGGTACAGGCTTCGATAGTGAAATAAGTATCCGAAATGGTGGCAGCCCACTCTGGATAGTTGATGGAGTACCCTTCTTTGCTGATGCATTTAATCCAAACCAGTCTTTTAACGGTGAAAGTAATGGGGGAACGGGCACTGCTCCGCCTCCAGGATTTACCGAAGGGCGGGGCGGAGTTGAAAATGTAGCAGGTACAGGCTCGGCGACCAGAACACCTTCGGCACCGGTTCCTGATCTCATTAAAACATTGGATGTTTTGTCGATCGATAGGATAGAGGTGCATAAGGCAGGAACCGCTTCCATGATTTCGGGATTGAGAGGCCAAAATGGCGTTATTATCGTGTATACCAAATCAGGGGCGCAACCAGCAATCGATAAGGTTGAAGCACCTACGCTTAAAGTACAAGGACATTCGATGACCAAGGAATTCTACTCTCCAAAGTACGACGTTCCGCTTGATGTTCACAAAACTCCCGATTACCGTGCGACATTGTATTGGAATCCGAAGATGAGCACCGATGCAAATGGAAAAGCCACTATCGAGTTTTATAATTCCGACCTGGCCAAGGAGATTCAAGTTTCAATCGAAGCTTTATCGCCTGATGGGATTGCCGGTGCTGTATTAAAATCATTCGGAGGTCAATAA
- a CDS encoding FKBP-type peptidyl-prolyl cis-trans isomerase, with protein MKNSIILLTAVLFGVTGLAQKKKELIKQVALLQAQKTAMQKKWDSLRQTQEMNMNDDLHSFSYAMGVSIGSDLKDSGVDSLFYNAFSIALKDVMNGTEKISVQEANTTMRATMTKLEEERNKRLKEKSARFLAENAKRPEITTTDSGLQYEIIKATEGAKPTVADKVKVHYTGMFPDGKVFDSSVERGEPIDFKVTGVIKGWTEALQMMSVGSKWKLYIPYDLAYGERGAGGGTIPPFAVLIFDVELLDILE; from the coding sequence ATGAAAAATTCGATTATCCTTCTTACTGCGGTGCTCTTTGGAGTAACAGGTCTTGCACAAAAAAAGAAAGAGCTTATAAAGCAAGTAGCCTTGCTGCAAGCCCAAAAGACAGCGATGCAAAAAAAGTGGGATTCCCTACGGCAAACTCAGGAAATGAATATGAACGACGATTTACACAGCTTCAGCTATGCCATGGGGGTGAGTATCGGAAGCGATTTAAAAGATTCGGGAGTAGACTCTCTTTTCTACAATGCGTTTTCCATTGCCTTAAAAGATGTAATGAACGGTACTGAAAAAATAAGCGTCCAAGAAGCCAATACCACAATGCGGGCAACCATGACCAAATTGGAGGAGGAACGAAATAAAAGACTGAAGGAGAAGAGCGCCCGATTCTTGGCCGAAAATGCCAAAAGACCGGAAATAACAACTACCGATAGTGGTCTGCAGTATGAGATTATCAAGGCCACAGAGGGAGCCAAGCCGACGGTCGCCGATAAGGTAAAAGTACATTACACGGGAATGTTCCCCGACGGTAAGGTGTTCGATAGCTCTGTAGAAAGGGGCGAACCCATAGATTTCAAGGTAACCGGAGTTATTAAAGGCTGGACGGAAGCTTTACAAATGATGTCGGTCGGGTCGAAATGGAAATTGTATATTCCCTATGATTTGGCCTACGGCGAAAGGGGTGCCGGTGGAGGTACCATACCGCCTTTTGCAGTATTGATTTTTGATGTAGAACTGTTGGATATTTTGGAATAA
- the dprA gene encoding DNA-processing protein DprA, with product MTENELLAVLRLQHAPNIGDVTAKKLISHCGSPAAVFTDKLQQLQKIDGVGTYTVRGLHDAEHREAAEAELRYITDNDIAYAYFTDPDYPNYLKHCIDGPVLLFKRGNINLEGRKIISIVGTRKITSYGSALCEELIEALSPLNPIIVSGFAYGVDICAQRAALKHDLQTIGCLAHGLNQIYPKVHAKYTSDIEKNGGFMTEFWSTSNPDRENFLKRNRIIAGMAEATIVIESAERGGSLVTADIANSYNRDVFAFPGRAKDNYSTGCNNLIKQQKAHMITSAADLLYMLGWDIEQQQKTVQKQLFVELEGDEQTIYDYLQKKGKQQLDSIALECQLPIFKVSSTLLNMEMKGVIRPLPGKLFEAI from the coding sequence ATGACTGAAAATGAACTATTAGCGGTGCTAAGACTTCAGCATGCGCCCAACATCGGGGACGTGACGGCCAAAAAACTGATTTCGCACTGCGGTAGTCCTGCCGCTGTTTTTACCGACAAATTACAGCAACTTCAAAAAATCGATGGCGTTGGTACGTATACGGTGCGGGGTTTGCATGATGCTGAACACCGTGAGGCGGCCGAAGCCGAATTGCGATATATCACGGATAATGATATCGCCTACGCCTATTTTACCGATCCGGATTATCCCAATTACCTGAAACATTGTATCGATGGTCCCGTACTGTTGTTCAAAAGGGGGAACATCAACCTTGAAGGGCGGAAGATCATTAGCATCGTGGGCACCCGTAAAATTACCAGCTACGGAAGCGCCCTTTGCGAAGAACTTATCGAAGCATTGTCGCCTTTAAATCCGATTATCGTTAGCGGATTTGCCTATGGAGTGGATATTTGTGCACAGCGTGCGGCCCTGAAACACGATTTGCAGACGATAGGCTGCCTAGCGCATGGGCTCAATCAAATTTACCCCAAGGTACACGCCAAATACACCTCTGATATTGAAAAGAATGGCGGTTTCATGACTGAATTCTGGAGTACGAGCAACCCGGATAGGGAAAATTTCCTCAAACGCAATCGTATTATCGCCGGTATGGCAGAGGCGACCATTGTCATCGAATCCGCAGAAAGAGGAGGAAGTCTGGTAACCGCAGATATTGCCAATAGCTACAATAGGGATGTCTTTGCCTTTCCAGGACGTGCAAAAGACAACTACAGCACAGGGTGTAATAATTTGATCAAACAGCAAAAGGCGCACATGATTACCTCGGCGGCAGACTTGCTCTATATGTTGGGATGGGATATCGAACAACAGCAGAAAACGGTTCAAAAACAACTGTTTGTCGAATTGGAGGGTGACGAACAGACTATCTACGATTATTTGCAAAAAAAAGGGAAACAGCAATTGGATAGCATCGCCTTGGAATGCCAGCTACCTATTTTCAAAGTCTCCTCGACCCTTTTAAATATGGAAATGAAAGGAGTGATTCGACCCTTGCCCGGAAAGTTGTTCGAGGCCATATAG
- a CDS encoding SPOR domain-containing protein, with product MGVEHYLNELLYRYNCVVIPGFGAFLTQKKSAVLHKASNTFYPPTKILSFNKQLTSNDGLLVSYMAQAEKKGYEVMLRSVNETVKTWNTALQKGERLPLPNVGELWKNSEGKILFQPSEKVNYLTSSFGLAPFVSKPVTREVLKEEVVQLEEKIPFTITPEARKSTTIRPYLKYAAIFLLALSTGLAGYTTYQNGIESQQMAQEDAQEQVSKHIQEATFFDTSPLELPVLNLNIGGTTNKSSTTAKGQKVHHIIAGAFRFKTNADKKIRQLKRRGFNPSYIGTNKFGLYMVAYESFTDSEKALSTLKEIRQSHSKDAWLKSVR from the coding sequence ATGGGAGTTGAACACTATCTAAATGAGCTATTATATCGGTATAACTGTGTCGTTATTCCGGGCTTTGGTGCGTTCCTGACGCAGAAAAAATCGGCCGTGTTACACAAGGCGTCGAACACCTTTTATCCACCTACCAAAATCCTATCCTTTAACAAACAATTGACCTCCAATGACGGGCTCTTGGTCTCCTATATGGCGCAAGCCGAGAAAAAAGGCTATGAGGTAATGCTGCGTTCGGTAAACGAAACCGTTAAAACTTGGAATACCGCATTGCAAAAAGGCGAAAGGCTACCACTACCCAATGTTGGTGAGCTTTGGAAGAATTCCGAGGGTAAAATACTGTTTCAACCTTCGGAGAAGGTAAATTACCTTACATCTTCCTTCGGATTAGCTCCTTTCGTATCGAAACCGGTTACCCGCGAAGTGCTCAAAGAGGAAGTGGTTCAGTTGGAAGAAAAGATTCCGTTTACCATAACGCCAGAGGCAAGAAAGTCGACGACCATTCGACCTTATCTGAAGTATGCCGCTATATTTCTATTGGCCCTTTCCACTGGATTGGCCGGCTATACCACTTATCAAAATGGTATCGAAAGTCAGCAAATGGCCCAAGAAGATGCGCAGGAACAAGTCTCCAAACACATTCAGGAAGCCACTTTTTTCGATACTTCGCCCTTAGAACTGCCTGTTTTAAATCTCAACATTGGCGGTACTACCAACAAGTCTTCCACGACTGCAAAAGGTCAAAAAGTACATCATATCATTGCCGGGGCGTTTCGTTTTAAAACCAATGCGGATAAAAAAATACGCCAGCTCAAACGCAGAGGATTCAACCCTTCGTATATCGGCACGAATAAATTTGGCTTGTATATGGTGGCTTATGAGAGTTTTACCGATTCAGAAAAGGCCCTTAGCACCCTCAAAGAAATCAGGCAAAGCCATTCGAAAGACGCGTGGTTAAAGTCGGTTCGATAA
- a CDS encoding acyl-CoA thioesterase — translation MDTKHPNDSRTIMTDIVLPGETNILKNLFGGELLARMDRAASIAAGRHAESITVTAAVNHVAFTQAVPLGSVVTIEAAVSRAFSSSMEVFIDVWIEDRFDGKRSKANEGIYTFVALDASGKPRKVPTLEPETPLEQERFDAALRRKQLSLVLAGKMKPNEATELRALFMDN, via the coding sequence ATGGATACCAAACACCCTAACGATTCGCGTACGATAATGACAGATATCGTTCTCCCTGGTGAAACCAATATTCTAAAAAATCTTTTTGGCGGCGAGCTCCTCGCTCGTATGGATAGAGCGGCCAGCATCGCAGCGGGACGGCATGCCGAAAGTATTACGGTTACCGCAGCGGTTAACCATGTGGCATTTACGCAAGCCGTTCCCTTGGGGAGTGTGGTAACCATAGAGGCCGCAGTTTCAAGGGCATTTTCATCATCAATGGAGGTTTTTATCGATGTATGGATAGAAGACCGTTTTGATGGCAAACGTTCCAAAGCAAATGAGGGCATCTACACTTTCGTAGCACTGGATGCTTCTGGAAAGCCCCGAAAAGTGCCAACACTGGAACCGGAAACACCCCTCGAACAAGAACGTTTTGATGCAGCCTTACGTCGGAAGCAGCTCAGTTTGGTGCTCGCTGGAAAAATGAAACCCAA